One Maribacter cobaltidurans genomic window carries:
- a CDS encoding Sec-independent protein translocase subunit TatA/TatB, translating into MISIHFLFISGAEIFFIMFIVVMVFGADKIPGIAKGLGKGMRQLRDATDDIKREIQRSADKQGIDTSVITDIQKDIDDVKSSIDSGISKDIKKEFGDVGKKIGDISGTIKRK; encoded by the coding sequence ATGATTTCAATACATTTTTTATTCATAAGTGGTGCCGAAATATTTTTCATCATGTTCATTGTGGTGATGGTTTTTGGAGCGGATAAAATTCCTGGTATTGCCAAGGGATTGGGAAAAGGCATGAGACAATTAAGGGATGCTACGGATGATATCAAAAGGGAAATTCAACGGAGCGCCGATAAACAAGGTATAGATACCAGTGTTATTACGGATATCCAAAAGGATATAGATGACGTAAAGAGCAGTATAGATTCCGGTATCAGCAAGGATATCAAAAAAGAGTTTGGTGATGTCGGAAAAAAAATAGGGGACATCTCCGGTACCATTAAGCGAAAGTAA